CATTGATAATAAACCAAATATCAAGTTTTacgaattttcctttttttgcgTGGCTCTCTTATCATCTCCTTGCCATGTGTCCTTGACTTAAAGTGTAACATCAATATAcaaaaactatttaaaatttaaaactaaaatttatctCGCAAATCCCAATAGCAGATAATGTAAATCATCAGTAAAATTTTTAGGTTATTGATTGGTAGTTGTGAAATTAGATAATTTAACTCTCTTTGATATATATAATTGCATTTTTAATTCATATCATattatagtaaaattttaaatttactttaattatatttttaaatagttaaaatatgttataattttttgttttaaatttaaaaagctgtaattttttttaaagttaaaaagctAAATGTGGTGTAGTGATGAAAGAACAAAAATCTTGCCTATTTATGCAGTTGTTTTTGTTTGGTTTACTTGCTAGCTCCGATGTCCAACTCTAATGTTTAATAAATAgagattaaaaattgaaaagtaaaattttagattttttaaatttattgctaaatttttgctttttaaagattaattatacaaatatttaattgaAGCAAGCTAAAAAAACGGGGATTAAGCAGCTGGCAAGGCATGGGCCAAGTCTAGGGAGAGCAACTTGCACGTAATCATTCACAAGCTGTTCTTCATTGATTGCAAGAAGACAGTGAAAAGAAAATGACATCTCTTTTTATCAATTTTCAAGTTTTGCAAGTTGGTTGTGGAATCTACCAAGAACCAACCACCCtttcattaattataataatcaaatCATTTGATTTGGATTTGATATTGTGCACAACACATGCATGAAACGTTATACACAACCATGCTTTTTCAGAATCACATTAAAAACAAATTTTGATTCTCTCTTCTTTATCAGCAGAGATTCACCGCTGTGAGAGATAAGGATTATAAGGGAATAtacaaaagaaaggaaaaaaacatCCGAATTCCGCCGCTTATATACAAAACTCAACCACAAATATGATTGGGTTCTGGAACTACGATGAACCGGTTCATTTTTCGGATCTCGGATCTTTACAAAGAAACGGGTGTGACAATAGTTGTTCTGCTGTCCACCTCTTACTAGATTCCTTCTGTAAGCAACACTCGATAAAGCTCTGAAATTTCTCCGACGCATTCTCTGGCAAGCTAGGTGGGTCACCAAAGCATATAGCGCACATCAAGGTCGCCCAATCGGGTCTTTGACCTGGAGTTAGAAATGGAAAATAACCCAAATAAAGCTCCAACAAGGTAAGACCCAAGCTCCAAATATCAGCAGCGTAGCCATTATAGTTTCCTCCATAAGTATCAGGATCAAAGCGTTCAGGGCTCATATAAGCACAAGTACCCACATATGAATTACAAGCATCTAGAGTTCGATACATGATTTTGCTCACACCAAAATCAGCAATCTTCACTTCCATCCCATTTTTCACCAACAAATTTGAAGGTTTAATGTCTCTATGGATGATTTTATGGTTGTGCAAGTAGTTTAGCCCATTAAGAACTTGACGAGCCACATGAGCAAGTTTAGCTTCAGAGAAAGTACCTTGTTTTTGTAGAAGCGTATCAAGCGTACCCAAATCCATATACTCCATTAAAATTGCTATATCACCAGAGGCTTTCTCATAGATCCCATGGCACTTAACTATATATGGAGAATCAGTACGTCGAAGGATGTCCATTTCACGGAAGACTTGACGGCGAACGAGGGAGTCATCGGTATCGGCATGGACAACTTTAAGGGCATAAACTTGGGAAGTCTTCTTATGACGTACTTTATAGACGGTACCACCATTACCATGACCCAGAACTTGAAGCTTTTCAATATCACTAGAAGAGATCGCagagttgttgttgttgtttgtAGAAGCAGTGACACTAGGAGGTAGTGGCAAAGGAAAGCGAGGTCGGCGCTCGGATAGTTCAGGAAGAGGAAGGCGGAGGTTGAGTTGGCGGCGCTCACGTACTACGGCCATAGGCAAGAGGATGAGGAGgaagagaaggaggaggagagagaaagggAATGATCTTCATGAAAGGAGGAAGAAGGTAGATTATATATAGGAGGAGGTGGAAAAGCACGTGGAGGAAGTGGAAGAAATGGGAGAAACACCGAGGAAGGGGCATGGATAATTTTCCAGTGCGCTTTTGCTCATTGTTATTTACATGTGACTCAATAGCTAGAGCCACCccaatagaaaagaaaaaataatcccCTATGGCAAGAAGCAGCCAACAATAAATACGACAGGCAACACGTGGAGATTTTGTTTTATTTGGGGAGTGGATCTTATTGAATTATTAAACTTATCAATTGGAGCAGcccaatttggaaattaattaatatgaccCACCTCCATATTGATGTTTCTTTTTTATCTCcaatagataaatttatattttttatttatttcatattctcgtcgtttaaaaaaatttcataaaaattttaattgaattattttttaaaaaaattttatttaaagtaaaaggattaaattatttttaatttaaaaaattttatttaaaaaaattaaaattttgtatgattttttaaaaatttaattaaattatttttatgtaaaatgtatcatatcaaataaataaattataattttgtattttaagttgtttttaaatcttcttttaataatttttataaactatTGACACAGAAGGctgaatgaattttttttatgaccCATATCAGACTAAACAAGCTTTAAATATTCATTTCAGATTAAACTCCCaaataaaaagattttttattttactgaaattcaatcacaaaattaaaatcctattaatataaaactataGATAAACTATTTAAAGAGTCAACTTTCATATATGTGAGCTATCCgatcttttatttaaatttatcttgaATCTCATACTGATTTAGGCATTGAAAGTTTTATCCACCAAACCACCCGATATTTCTTGTATTTTGCAAATCAATTACTCGAAAGAAGCACTGAAGCAGGATCATTGGCGCCGTCTATAGGTTTATTGATTTCTGATCTCTTCACCCCCAATCGAAACAATAGATAACAATAGTACCATCAAAGCAGTAAAAAATGGGAACCTTGTCAGTATAAAGTTATGTCCTGGAGACAGTCTCTGACACAAGAACAACTTTTAGACAAATTAAAGATGCTGATGAAACTACTGAAAAAATAAGAAGGGGATGACATTCCATAAAGATCTCATGGCATCCgtataagagaaaaaaaaagatgatgCATGGGAGAGGACAACATAAAGTTGGGAAACCATAAGAACAAAGTCTAAAATCCAAGAAGGTGGGCATCTAGACGCAAGACTAATGGACGTGGTAAGAAAATTTCAATAGAAGCAGTTTAAGGACGACTTTGGAATTGGGGATGTTTCTCTCCTCTCTATTGAAATATTAGCATAATCTTTTCCAGATAAATTTAAGCTGCCCTCTTTGGATAAGTATAATGGAAGACTGACCCACGTAGCCATCTAGCAAACTTTCACACAACTATGCTTCTCTAGAACGTTAATTACATGGTCCTTTGCAAGGTCTTTCCTTCTACTTTCACTGgattagattaaaaaaaaggtACCAATACCTCTCAACTAATTCCATTCATAACTTCAAGGAACTACTTATGCCTTTAAACAACGATTCATCTCATGTATTTTTCCCAAAAAGTTATCATCAGATCTTCAGAAAATAAGATAGGGAGAGGAAGAATCTCTTAGAAGCTATGTTGATAGATTCAATGTGGAGGCCATTCAAGTAGACAACCTGAACCATAAAATAGCCTGCGAAGCCATTAAAAAAGGATGTCGTAACACAAGGTTTATGGAGTCTTTGATTAAGAATCCAACAAGAGATTACTACCAGCTGATGAAAAGGGCCCAAAATTACATGCGTTTAAATGATGAGAAGTAAGCCCAGAAAGCAGAAAGGAGAGAGGAGAAGAATTTCAGGGATAGAAGGATGGACATCTGGAGACAGGGGAAATGGGGTACCTAGCAATAGGGGAAGAGAAAGGTTTCAAAGTTACACCTTTTGATTCAGGATCCACCAGTTCGATGATAGGCATACTCCTACTTAGTCTTCACCTAATAAAGCTAAGGTATGCAGCAAAGCTTAAATTCGTTGTCACAAATAATGTTGTTGAGTATAAGACTTTGCTGATGGCACTAAGAATCATAAACCAGTTGGGAGCAACTAAGGTTGAGATATTCTGTGACTCACAATTGATGGTAAATCAATACTAAGGCAGTTTTCAAATCAATGATCCCAACCTTGCAAAATATGAAGTCAGAGCGAAGCATTTCTTTATTGATTTCGAGTCACAAAAGAAAGCAATTTCCATAACCTAAATGCCAAGAAGTTAGAACATTGAAGTGGATTCTTTAGCCAAGCTAGCAGTAGCAGGAGAGCAACATCTGAATCAGGGTTTCCCTTTCGATGAAATCAATTACCCAACAGTCATATAAGAAGAGTCTTTTCCGATTGATGTCAAGGACACTTGGATGACTGCAATCTTCTATTACCTCACAATGGGAACCCATCCAAATGATAAATTAAAAGCTAATAGgctagttgtaatacccggctggagtccggcatcggagttctactttccggtggagtccgggatgtcagacgtctctagaagggtcaaatttatgttttttttctaCAAggtagagctcatcccactcccttaaccccagtcttgcaggttcagtgtacagtgtacaggggaagtccagcagagtacaggaagagagaagagttgtgtaatagactattgtggacatgtaatgttaaagagatgtaacagttgtgtaatgttagagttgtgcttgacttagttctatttgtgttgtaaatcttttgtacacatggtctgtttatataactgttttacagagtatgtgaaaaaccaggcttaacaggtatgagttaacccatctagagcaagctctagtcaggggtacagagtacagggtacagggtacagagatagtgcatgcacaggttaagccttggttcagaccAGAGTTTTTatattcacagaaaatgtatgatcatgtatgagatttacaggtacacagagagtatagcagacttgctacgggttctggcggccttaagccgacctgaatcctagagccggtgacggtccattttggggtcgttacactagtcTTGAAAGCCTCCAACTATGGGATAATATATGGATGGATGTTCAGAAAAGCATATCTCCAACCGTGGTTGAAATGCATATCCTAGGAGGAAGGCACACGAATCCTCCACGAAATCCATGAAGGGCTATGCGGTAGTCATGAGGGGGATTATACTATAGTAAAAAAGGGCATTCAGGCTGGGATTATTATAATCCACAGTAGTAGAAGATGTAAAGAGACTAGTTAAGTAGTGTATCCCATTGCAGAAGCATGACTTCATCCCACACACCCCCGCAGAAAGGTTAACTGCAATTGGCAGCTCATGGCATTTCTTCCAGTGGGGCATCAATATTCTAGGCCCATTCATAAAACAGAGTACCAGAGAAAGTATGTGATCATTGCAATAGACCGCTTCATAAAATGGGcatgggcagaggcagaggcaaCCCCAACTATTGCCACAAAAAGACCAATCACTTTCTATAAAAAAAGGATATGTACTAGATTTGGGATACCAGCAGTTTTGATCACGGATAATGGCAAAAAATTCACTAGTGCAAAGTTTAAAGAATTATGTACAACCTGGAGAATTGATTTAAGGCTAGCCTCAGTCTGCCATCCATAGTCTAATGGAATGACAGAAGTCACGAACAAAATTATCCTATAGGGTTTGAAGAAGTGCTTAGATGAAGCTAAGGGAAACTGAGTAATGAGTTGCTAAGTGTACTATATGCATACCATACCACCCCCAGGACAGCAACTGGGGAGACACCTTTTTCCCTTACCTGTGGGGCTAAAGCAGTCATCCCAGCAGAGTTTCAAGTCCCCAATGCCCGAACCTCTAAATCAGAGCTTACCAACCAAGATGACACAATTTGGTTCTCATTTGACCAATTAGAAGAAATGCGAGACTGAGCTTTCATAAGCATGACAACTTATCGAAACAGAATAATACAACTCTTCAACTCCAGATTTAAAGGAAGCGCTTTCATAGTAGGAGACATGATCCTTTGTAGAGCTGATTTAAAGAAAGGGAATGTCGGTTTAGGCAAACTCATGAGAAATTAGGAGGGACCGTTCTGAGTAACCAAGGCAATCAGTCTAGGAGCTTTCAAGTTAGCAGATTTGAACAGAAAGGACCTCCCAAGGTCATGGAATATTGCCAATCTTAAGAAATTCTATCAATAGTTAGTTTCTTTCTATTAAGTTTTTACTACTATCTATCAAATTTTGACTATTATCTATCAAATTTTGATTTAAGCCTATACATGCTTTCTTAATAGATAAAAGAATAAGTTTTTTAGTCATAAGTTGTCCAATTATCCTTTTTTATTACTTAGGCAACGTAAGGGCACTCTAGGCGATGTAAGAGCACCTTTTCAGGCGACCCTTTTCCTACTTAGAAGACGTAAAAGCACTCTCTTAGGCAATTATATGCCCATTTAGGCGATGTAAGAGTGCCCTTTTTAGGCAACCCTTTTCCCAGTTAGGCGATGTAAAGCGCCCTATGCGACGTAAGAGTCCCTCTAAGGCATCTCTTGGCCCATTTAGGTGACATAAAAGCTCCCTCTCAAATAAAACTTTGCCCACTTAGGTGATGTAAAAGTGCCCTCTAAGACAACCAATTGCCCATTTACAAATTACGAGCAACAGGTGGTCTCAAGGTAGCAGGATAACAACACCAAACAAGCCTTGATCAACCACCTAAATCTTTAGATCAATAAAGACATCTAagtcaataatatttaaatttccacTTATTAAGGCATATTAAGGCAAGTATCCCTATATAAACATGTGTACACTCTTGCATCTTTCATTAGGAATAgacaaatcatgcaaaaaagcttcataaaatattttggcTTAAATCACTCATACAACAGTACAACAAGATCATGCAAGTAGGAAATTGGCATTCTTTTATCATTATACACAAAGTTCAATACAATGTAAATATAAAGTGGATACTAGACTAGAAAAACGAATAATGAAAACATAGAAGAACATCTAGACAGGACCTGAAGAgccaaaatacaaaattttgaaaCCTAGTGTTCTATTCTTCATTCCCGCTCCCTTCATGATGAGACTCTTCGTTCATAGGCATAGTCGCCTCAGGAGTCATGTCTTGAACTCAACCATAATCCCCAGCAGGATTCCGATGATGTAACTCAGACATGATTGAACCTTGCAAATCTATATACATATCCGCAATTGTATCATCAATAAAATTCACTTTCTTCTCAGCCTCCTTATAGCGTGCTCTCTCATCATCTATCTCCCCAAGCTGGGATTGAACCTTCGCTAGCTCCACCTAAATGTTCCTATGAAAGGTTTGCAGGTTACCCATTTTGGTGCTGAGGAGGATGTTCTATGCTTAAAGCTCCCCATAGGCTCCTTGCAACCTATGAAATCTCTCTTTTTCAGTTTGAACAACAGTTATAGCCTCCAAGCTTATAGCTAGAGCATGATGATAAATATCATCATCGTCCTCTGTGTCAAGTCTTTCTCGATCCTCAAGAAGCAAGATCTTCCTTCCTATATGTCCAACCAGAAGGTAATTGTCGGCAACCATAGAGTGACCCCTTAGTAATCCGtcaaaagaaggagaagaaggcaTGGGAGGAACCCCAGTGCTAGCCAAGTGAGAAGGTGCGTCAACAATGGCTTGAACCTAAAAATTGGGGTCTGGAGTGGAAGACTCTCCGGTGGTCTTGGATCTCTTAGAAGGGACCAACTGACTCCcctcttttctctctttctccgCAAGCTTCCTCATCAACGAAGCATTATCCCCAACTATCTCtgcaaaggaaaataaaaaattattaagttaGAAAGGGGATTAAgaagattaaaaaaaacataGAATAAATACCATCATCAGCCTCCTCCAGAGATAGACCAATAACATTAATCAGATGTGCTCTCTTTTCAGCACGAATAAAAGGTTGTTTCCCTTAGGATAGGCAATGGCTAAGAGATGCGAATAAATAAGAAATGCATCCCCTATCATTTGATGAGTCCCTTTGAACCTATGTGGATGAAAATTCCAACTCTCAGGAAAGTTATCCCAACCCTTACGTGAAGGATATCTCAATATAAAGAATTTCGACTTTCAATTCTTAAGAGACTAAGGGAAACCATCAAAGAGACCACTTCCTTTCTTAggaataaaatagtaaaaagttTCAGCTCCTCTATGAGATAAGGAATACATTGAAGCAAATACACAAACATAGAGCGTTATGTAATAAAATGGATAAAGAGAtatgaaagaaattaaa
This Manihot esculenta cultivar AM560-2 chromosome 6, M.esculenta_v8, whole genome shotgun sequence DNA region includes the following protein-coding sequences:
- the LOC110618129 gene encoding mitogen-activated protein kinase kinase 9 encodes the protein MAVVRERRQLNLRLPLPELSERRPRFPLPLPPSVTASTNNNNNSAISSSDIEKLQVLGHGNGGTVYKVRHKKTSQVYALKVVHADTDDSLVRRQVFREMDILRRTDSPYIVKCHGIYEKASGDIAILMEYMDLGTLDTLLQKQGTFSEAKLAHVARQVLNGLNYLHNHKIIHRDIKPSNLLVKNGMEVKIADFGVSKIMYRTLDACNSYVGTCAYMSPERFDPDTYGGNYNGYAADIWSLGLTLLELYLGYFPFLTPGQRPDWATLMCAICFGDPPSLPENASEKFQSFIECCLQKESSKRWTAEQLLSHPFLCKDPRSEK